The proteins below are encoded in one region of Bacteroidota bacterium:
- a CDS encoding nucleoside recognition domain-containing protein — MLNYIWVGLIVTSFVFALASDVTDFTRDTYRNGTPLPVTLEFDAPYDSEARRQPATVRIDGEAYGAFYDTDARPADAYDATLIRTAEGVQLRLDASADLPHPLVTIRDVTNPRTGQLQGRLEVVAPPDTLLNGNDVANALVTFEPVRFVKLNAISQAALDFAETAASIALGLIGVLALFLGLLRIAEAAGVIQAIGRVVEPVLRPLFPEIPKGHPAFSMIVLNLSANVFGLGNAATPFGIKAMEELQTLNPTEDTATNPMVMLLAMNTASVQLVPPVLLLALMGLQINQLIFAIILATGISLVVAITAAKLFSRLPAFRASDPNRLDPAGPDTPTSPPEG; from the coding sequence ATGCTGAACTACATCTGGGTCGGGCTGATCGTCACGAGCTTCGTGTTCGCGCTCGCGTCAGACGTGACGGACTTCACGCGCGACACCTACCGCAACGGCACCCCGCTGCCCGTCACGCTGGAGTTCGACGCGCCCTACGACTCGGAGGCTCGCCGGCAACCTGCTACGGTACGCATCGACGGCGAGGCCTACGGCGCGTTCTACGACACCGACGCGCGCCCCGCTGACGCCTACGACGCCACGCTCATCCGTACCGCCGAGGGCGTCCAGCTTCGCCTCGACGCCAGCGCGGACCTGCCGCACCCGCTCGTCACGATCCGCGACGTCACCAACCCGCGCACGGGGCAGTTGCAAGGACGCCTCGAAGTCGTTGCTCCGCCCGACACGTTGCTCAACGGCAACGATGTAGCGAACGCCCTCGTCACATTCGAACCCGTACGCTTCGTCAAGCTCAACGCGATCAGCCAGGCCGCGCTCGACTTCGCGGAGACGGCGGCGAGCATCGCGCTCGGGCTGATCGGCGTGCTGGCGCTGTTTCTCGGACTCCTACGCATCGCCGAGGCCGCGGGTGTGATCCAGGCCATCGGGCGCGTCGTCGAGCCGGTGCTGCGCCCGCTCTTCCCCGAGATCCCGAAGGGCCACCCCGCCTTCTCGATGATCGTGCTCAACCTCTCAGCGAACGTCTTCGGGCTGGGCAATGCCGCCACGCCGTTCGGCATCAAGGCAATGGAGGAGCTGCAGACGCTCAACCCGACGGAGGACACCGCCACCAACCCGATGGTGATGCTGCTCGCGATGAACACGGCGAGCGTGCAACTCGTCCCGCCGGTGCTGCTGCTCGCGCTGATGGGCCTGCAGATCAACCAGCTCATCTTCGCTATCATCCTCGCGACGGGCATCTCGCTCGTGGTGGCGATCACGGCGGCTAAGCTGTTTTCGCGCCTCCCCGCGTTCCGCGCCTCCGACCCAAACCGGCTGGATCCGGCCGGGCCGGACACGCCCACTTCGCCGCCGGAGGGCTAG
- a CDS encoding fasciclin domain-containing protein: MSRLLLLALALSLIGFVGCDTEDEDPAPQAQTNLADMLTVTSALSTLEAALGAADLTDALQADGEFTLFAPDNDAFSALNRATSAPPTEGVPINGLVSTLLLPANVDTLASVLTYHVVPSRVEAADLSDGQTLNTLEGKTLTVRRVGSDFFVEGARITDTDAPATNGILHRIESVLPGAVDLVGFASLSPELSTLATALDDAGLVDDLQAAGPFTVFAPTNAAFDALDAVPEGDALASVLTYHVVPSAVYASALQDGGTVMTLQGQSLTFTFETDEETGDVSVFVNDVPILATDFAADNGIVHVIGGVLLPAE, encoded by the coding sequence ATGTCGCGGCTGTTGCTCCTCGCCCTTGCTCTCTCCCTCATCGGCTTCGTCGGCTGTGATACCGAGGACGAGGACCCGGCCCCGCAGGCGCAGACGAACCTCGCCGATATGCTGACGGTGACCTCCGCACTTTCCACGCTTGAAGCGGCACTCGGCGCGGCTGACCTGACCGACGCGCTCCAGGCCGACGGCGAGTTCACCCTCTTTGCACCCGACAACGACGCCTTCTCGGCGCTGAATCGCGCGACCTCCGCACCGCCTACGGAGGGCGTGCCGATCAACGGCTTGGTGAGCACGCTTCTGCTTCCGGCCAACGTGGATACCCTCGCGTCGGTCCTCACCTACCACGTGGTGCCCAGCCGGGTTGAGGCCGCCGACCTGAGCGACGGCCAGACTCTGAACACGCTCGAAGGGAAGACGCTCACCGTGCGCCGCGTAGGCAGCGACTTCTTCGTCGAGGGCGCACGTATCACAGACACGGACGCGCCTGCGACGAATGGTATCCTACACCGGATCGAGAGCGTCCTCCCCGGGGCTGTTGACCTCGTAGGCTTTGCGAGCCTCTCGCCCGAACTCAGCACGCTCGCCACGGCTCTTGACGATGCGGGCCTTGTCGATGACCTCCAGGCAGCCGGGCCGTTCACGGTCTTCGCGCCCACCAACGCCGCCTTCGACGCGCTGGACGCGGTCCCCGAAGGTGACGCCCTCGCGTCGGTGCTGACCTACCACGTGGTCCCCAGCGCAGTGTATGCCTCCGCGCTGCAGGACGGCGGCACCGTCATGACGCTCCAGGGGCAGTCTCTCACCTTCACCTTCGAAACGGACGAGGAGACCGGCGACGTGAGCGTGTTTGTCAACGATGTCCCCATCCTCGCCACCGACTTTGCTGCCGACAACGGCATCGTCCACGTGATCGGCGGCGTGCTCCTTCCTGCTGAATAA
- a CDS encoding fasciclin domain-containing protein, translating into MLTRLTSLFLLLALAVAWVGCDGTDEEVEPADIKPLGQFIAESVRLNTLEAALRTAGLLNDDDSTPLNNVTVFAPEDAAFASLNALTAAGDGGFVDALLADEAALTSILQYHVVEGRILSSDLQDGQTVTTLAGEQLTIREVNGSFFVDGAPITLPDAELPDAVVHRIGKVLTGSLNVVEFALLSPNFSTLVTALANTGESDDAGDDDLVTTLSGAGPFTVFAPSNAAFGALPFATDSLLVDARRPTLSNVLTYHVVPGVVFSDELPETANTVRGVEVTFDGATVDEIAISATDFRLSNGILHVIDGVLLGGTTIAQQAEINPTLAPLGNALVEAGLFETFNGTDQFTVFAPANTAFVDTENGDAERVQIADASEAGLLAPILQYHVVEGRVFSRDLSNGQMVTTLTGETAEITIEAGTVNINGASVTAPNLRASNGVVHVIDEVLLSQLNVVERAIVTPGLDALVSAVVDAGLADALANTPGITVFAPNDAAFNGGGATSDVLLYHVAPAQGDGSPIFSSEITDGLTSPTLLDGQSLTFTFGEVAGDMVILINADDDGDDENDPRVLIADVETSNGVVHVINQVLMP; encoded by the coding sequence ATGCTGACTCGCCTCACCTCCTTGTTTCTCCTCCTCGCTCTAGCTGTTGCTTGGGTCGGGTGCGACGGTACCGATGAAGAAGTCGAGCCTGCCGACATCAAGCCCCTCGGCCAGTTCATTGCCGAGAGCGTCCGTCTCAACACGCTGGAAGCCGCGCTGCGCACGGCCGGCCTGCTCAACGACGACGACTCGACGCCGCTGAACAACGTCACCGTCTTCGCGCCTGAAGACGCAGCGTTCGCCTCGCTGAATGCCCTCACGGCTGCGGGCGACGGAGGCTTCGTGGATGCCCTCCTCGCTGACGAGGCCGCCCTCACGTCCATCCTGCAGTACCACGTCGTCGAGGGCCGCATCCTCAGCAGCGACCTCCAGGACGGCCAGACCGTGACAACGCTGGCCGGTGAGCAGCTCACCATTCGCGAGGTCAACGGCTCCTTCTTCGTGGACGGCGCGCCCATCACGCTCCCCGATGCAGAGCTTCCCGACGCCGTCGTGCACCGTATTGGCAAGGTGCTCACCGGCTCGCTCAACGTCGTCGAGTTCGCACTGCTCAGCCCGAACTTCTCCACGCTCGTCACCGCCCTCGCCAACACCGGCGAGTCGGACGACGCGGGCGATGACGACCTCGTGACGACGCTGTCCGGCGCTGGCCCCTTCACGGTCTTCGCGCCGTCGAATGCGGCCTTTGGCGCGCTGCCCTTCGCCACGGACTCGCTCCTCGTGGACGCTCGTCGCCCAACGCTGTCGAACGTTCTCACGTACCATGTTGTCCCGGGCGTTGTCTTCTCGGACGAGCTTCCTGAGACGGCCAACACCGTGCGGGGGGTCGAGGTCACCTTCGACGGAGCTACTGTGGACGAAATCGCCATTTCTGCGACTGACTTCCGGCTCTCCAACGGTATCCTCCACGTTATTGACGGCGTCCTCCTAGGTGGGACGACCATCGCCCAGCAGGCAGAGATCAACCCGACGCTTGCACCACTAGGCAACGCTCTTGTTGAGGCTGGCCTGTTCGAGACGTTCAACGGCACTGACCAGTTCACGGTGTTTGCCCCCGCGAACACGGCGTTCGTGGACACCGAGAACGGCGATGCCGAGCGCGTGCAGATCGCCGATGCTTCTGAGGCGGGTTTGCTCGCCCCGATTCTCCAGTACCACGTGGTGGAGGGCCGTGTTTTCTCGCGCGATCTCTCCAATGGTCAGATGGTGACTACGCTGACAGGTGAGACGGCTGAGATTACGATCGAGGCGGGCACGGTTAACATCAACGGAGCCTCGGTGACCGCACCCAACCTCCGTGCGTCCAACGGCGTAGTCCACGTCATTGACGAGGTACTGCTCAGCCAGTTGAATGTCGTGGAGCGGGCTATCGTGACTCCGGGCCTGGATGCCCTCGTCAGTGCCGTTGTGGATGCTGGGCTTGCTGACGCGCTGGCCAACACGCCGGGCATCACGGTCTTCGCTCCCAACGACGCAGCCTTTAACGGCGGCGGGGCTACCAGCGACGTGCTGCTCTACCACGTCGCCCCTGCGCAGGGAGACGGCAGCCCGATCTTCTCTTCGGAGATTACAGACGGCCTTACATCACCCACCCTCCTTGATGGGCAGTCGCTCACCTTCACGTTCGGAGAGGTAGCGGGCGATATGGTCATCTTGATTAACGCCGACGACGACGGTGACGACGAAAATGACCCACGGGTTCTCATCGCAGATGTGGAAACGTCCAACGGTGTGGTTCACGTCATTAATCAGGTACTGATGCCGTGA
- a CDS encoding TonB-dependent receptor: MRYRTPTHSPVVGSAWSLWCCAVSVLLMALFSPARAQDADAEPRYTLMLRGVPANEALEVLVEETGLSLLYESGLVPSDPIFCAMRSQPAETMLRCIVDAMDIDFYRLSSGTYVLTQRVEAATRHGAFAGEVVDAETGAPLPYATVLLADATGTATDADGRFALASLVAGPYRVAASYVGYEAIEDSVLVEPGTQVRRRLALRRTTAQAAPVVVNGLQQRLPSSLLGSGEVALSDAPDAPPAEDPLTQAASVLGVTQSPAFADLHIQGGEAGEHQILLDGIPVFRPIALGRMLGAFSPLALGRLSVQKAGFGASHGSYTAGVIQAEHALGVNAGPGLDAALLTDQLSTSARLDAPVRIGKATGRAMVAARTSLWDVFRDPMLDQTLRDWNVIDPVFTRDLLGGVAPVSGYEAHRHGSDLSFSDLHAAGRLRVSPFTTLHATGYIGQSEIGTELFAGNFAGEAGGDDPLLMLTRDRYRWTNAGGRLRATALLGARTALDVGVRVSVHDLHHAYAMGAATLPEVEDTPTAESRLRNQLNATETADDTNLVNEWAGEARATYSLTPAHLLEGGLEVARIAHRFRLGGGNGLGLNPLSLDDAQWRIAGFVTHHWTLGVRTVIEPGLRVTYVPDRQTAYAEPRLSIRHDFAEGPITAVRLAGGLYRQFVGQYDLSNLGPSALAPSVRFWIPVGRGIAPPRTYQAALDVLATPHPAWTLQAEGYAKWQPLLHALDYDALVQHAAENTAMETMTQADLLEEGEGYAYGVAVRLTHAHNRGTTSVSYGYDVAQRRLPSRFDGRYVQAPWNEPHRLTARADLRVAGPWQAHGRWRTVLGRAWGYRQAYYDFFEDALLGTFAFDTPSDDTVPAHHELDLGVSFTHAFGAVRLGTPTVAARVDVLNVLDRDNVLDWSLQGSEAAAGTSTGTSYVPLTRYLPGRSVRLSLQLRL, encoded by the coding sequence ATGCGCTATCGCACCCCTACACACTCCCCAGTGGTTGGCTCCGCCTGGTCCCTGTGGTGCTGTGCGGTGTCGGTGCTCCTGATGGCGCTCTTCAGTCCTGCACGTGCCCAGGACGCCGATGCGGAGCCCCGTTACACCCTGATGCTCCGCGGCGTCCCCGCGAACGAGGCACTTGAGGTGCTGGTCGAGGAAACGGGGCTCAGCCTGCTCTACGAAAGCGGCCTAGTCCCTTCTGACCCCATCTTCTGCGCGATGCGCAGCCAACCCGCCGAGACGATGCTGCGCTGCATCGTGGACGCGATGGACATCGACTTCTACCGCCTCAGTTCGGGCACCTACGTGCTCACCCAGCGCGTGGAGGCGGCGACCCGCCACGGAGCCTTCGCCGGGGAAGTCGTCGACGCCGAGACGGGCGCGCCGCTTCCCTATGCCACAGTGCTTCTCGCCGATGCCACAGGCACCGCGACCGATGCGGATGGACGCTTTGCACTCGCCTCGCTCGTGGCCGGTCCCTACCGCGTCGCCGCCTCCTATGTTGGCTACGAGGCCATCGAGGACAGCGTACTGGTGGAGCCAGGCACCCAGGTCCGCCGTCGCCTCGCGCTTCGCCGGACGACGGCGCAGGCTGCCCCAGTGGTGGTCAATGGCCTCCAACAGCGCCTCCCGTCGTCGCTGCTCGGCAGCGGCGAGGTTGCCCTGAGCGACGCGCCAGACGCGCCTCCAGCCGAGGACCCGCTCACCCAGGCAGCCTCCGTGCTCGGCGTGACGCAGTCGCCCGCCTTCGCCGATCTACACATCCAGGGCGGCGAAGCGGGCGAGCATCAGATTCTCCTCGACGGCATCCCTGTCTTTCGCCCGATCGCGCTCGGACGCATGCTAGGTGCCTTCAGCCCGCTTGCCCTTGGGCGCCTGAGCGTGCAGAAGGCGGGGTTCGGCGCTTCGCATGGCAGTTACACGGCCGGCGTCATCCAGGCCGAACATGCCCTGGGCGTGAACGCAGGCCCCGGTCTGGACGCGGCGCTTCTTACCGACCAGCTCAGCACGAGCGCCCGGCTCGATGCCCCTGTGCGGATCGGCAAGGCGACCGGTCGCGCGATGGTAGCGGCCCGGACGAGCCTCTGGGACGTCTTTCGCGACCCCATGCTCGACCAGACGCTACGCGACTGGAACGTCATCGACCCCGTCTTCACGCGCGACCTCCTCGGTGGTGTCGCGCCTGTCAGCGGCTACGAGGCCCACCGCCACGGCTCCGACCTCAGCTTCAGCGACCTTCACGCGGCGGGCCGTCTGCGCGTCTCGCCGTTTACCACGCTCCACGCCACAGGCTACATCGGCCAGAGCGAGATCGGCACCGAACTGTTCGCAGGCAACTTCGCCGGAGAGGCTGGCGGCGACGACCCGCTGCTCATGCTCACGCGCGACCGCTACCGCTGGACCAACGCGGGCGGGCGACTGCGAGCAACGGCGCTGCTCGGTGCCCGCACCGCCCTAGACGTGGGCGTGCGCGTCAGTGTGCACGACCTCCACCACGCCTACGCGATGGGCGCGGCCACCCTTCCCGAGGTCGAGGACACGCCGACGGCCGAGTCCCGGCTGCGCAACCAACTCAACGCAACCGAAACCGCCGACGATACCAACCTCGTCAACGAGTGGGCGGGCGAAGCGCGGGCCACGTACAGCCTCACCCCGGCCCACCTGCTTGAAGGTGGCCTGGAGGTGGCTCGGATCGCTCACCGCTTCCGCCTGGGAGGCGGCAACGGCCTGGGCCTGAACCCGCTGAGCCTCGACGACGCGCAGTGGCGCATCGCCGGGTTTGTCACGCACCACTGGACCCTCGGCGTGCGGACGGTGATCGAGCCCGGCCTCCGCGTGACCTACGTCCCAGATCGTCAGACGGCGTATGCCGAACCGCGTCTGAGCATCCGCCACGATTTCGCCGAAGGCCCGATCACTGCGGTTCGCCTCGCGGGCGGCCTCTACCGACAGTTTGTGGGGCAGTACGACCTGAGCAACCTCGGTCCGAGCGCGCTGGCCCCCTCTGTGCGTTTCTGGATCCCCGTAGGCCGCGGCATCGCCCCCCCGCGCACCTACCAGGCCGCCCTCGATGTGCTCGCCACGCCGCATCCGGCGTGGACCCTGCAGGCCGAGGGCTATGCCAAGTGGCAACCCCTCCTCCACGCCCTCGACTACGACGCGCTCGTGCAGCACGCCGCTGAGAACACCGCGATGGAGACGATGACGCAGGCCGACCTGCTCGAAGAGGGCGAGGGCTACGCCTACGGGGTTGCTGTGCGCCTGACGCATGCTCACAACCGCGGCACGACCTCGGTGAGCTACGGCTACGATGTCGCTCAGCGCCGCCTGCCCAGCCGCTTCGATGGGCGCTATGTGCAGGCACCCTGGAACGAGCCCCACCGCCTGACCGCCCGCGCAGACCTCCGCGTGGCAGGCCCGTGGCAGGCGCACGGGCGCTGGCGGACCGTGCTCGGCCGCGCATGGGGCTACCGCCAAGCCTACTACGACTTCTTCGAGGACGCCCTGCTCGGGACCTTTGCCTTCGACACCCCGTCAGACGACACGGTCCCCGCGCACCACGAACTCGACCTCGGCGTCAGCTTCACGCACGCCTTCGGTGCCGTCCGGCTCGGCACCCCGACGGTCGCCGCCCGCGTGGACGTGCTCAACGTGCTCGACCGAGACAACGTCCTAGACTGGAGCCTGCAGGGCTCCGAGGCGGCAGCGGGAACCTCCACCGGTACTTCCTACGTGCCATTGACCCGGTACCTCCCCGGCCGTAGCGTGCGCCTGAGCCTCCAGCTCCGCCTCTAG